The genomic DNA TGAAAATTAAATATAATGGAGAACTTGCTAAATTAAATCAATTAAAAGGAGATTTACAAAGCGTTAAAGTAGGAGAACAAGTATCTTTTGATGTTGAAATAATTAATGGTGATAATAGAACATATTTATTTGGGGATGTGGTTAAAGAAACAGGAGAATGTATTGATAATAAAATAAAAATAATACAATACTAAAATAATAAAAATAAGTTTAATGTTTCATATATAGGAAAAAGTCAAGGAAAAGCAACAGTTGTGTTTAAATATGGACTAATAAATGAAACTGGATATATAAATGTTATTTAAGTCCTATAAACTTATAAGTTAATAAAAATAGTTTTATAAAATAAAAAAATTTTATAAGTTTAAAAAATTTATACATTGCTTTAAATAGTAGTAAAATAATATAGATGATATTCATCAAAAAGGAGAAAAATATAGAATGAAGAAATTATTAAGTTTATTAGGAGCAATGGGAATGGTTGCTACCTCAAGTAGTGTTGCAGTTGCATGTAACAATGGTACAAGTGTTAAAGATTTATCAACAATAAAAACAGCTGATTTAACAGTTGCTCCAACAGCAAATGATGAAGCAGCAGCAAAAAAAGCTGTATTAGCACAAATTAATGCAAAATTAAGTGTTAAAGCCGTTGAGACAACAGATGTAGTATTTAGTAAATTTAGTCAAGCAACATCAGCTGAAAAAGCTGGATCAATTGTGGCTACTGCTGCAGAAAAAAGTACTTTAGTTAAAGGTACAACAACTTTTGTTTTAACATTTAAATCAGCAGAAGCATCATCAAAAACTGAATTATTAGCACAAATTAAAGTTAAAAATAGTGATGCAAGTGCTTTAACAGAAGATGATTTTGACATTGCTTCAGAACCAGCAATTTCAGCAACAGCTGCTAAAATTACTGCAAAAGGTGATAAATACCAAGGTAGTGTATCATTAACTTACTCAAAAGGAGAAGCATCATCTAAAGCTGAATTAAGTTCAGTTATTAAAACACTTGATTTAGGAGCTTTCTCATTTTCAGAAAGTACACCATCAAAAACTGAATTATTAGCACAAATTAAAGTTAAAAATAGTGATGCAAGTGCTTTAACAGAAGATGATTTTGACATTGCTTCAGAACCAGCAATTTCAGCAACAGCTGCTAAAATTACTGCAAAAGGTGATAAATACCAAGGTAGTGTATCATTAACTTACTCAAAAGGATAAAATATAATTAATTAAAAAGCAATTTAAAAAACAACCTTAATTATAAAAGTGAAAATTATTTTTATATATCACTTTTAAAATAGGTTGTTTTTATTTTTTATAATAAAATTAAAAACTATTTAAAATTTAATTAATTTTTTCTAAAACATTTCTTTTAAAAATAAAATAAAGCTTAAAAATATGATCAAACTTAAAAATAAGATAAACTCAATAGCAACTAAAGATATGCTTGCATAATAAAAAAATATTATCCTTAATCGGATAATAAAGTTTAAAAATTTAATATCTTTATAAAAGCTAAATTAAGATTTTTAAATAAGTATTTAAATTTTGAATTGAGACTCTATAATTCTAAGATAAAAATTTGTAACTTAAATGTAATTTTAATTTAAGTGATTTTTTTGTTAAAAGCTTAAATATCATGTATAACTTTATAATATTTTTTCAACATCAAATATCTTATTTAATATTAAATAAGATATTTATTTTTTTATAAAAAAGATGTATTAACTATGATCATAAAAAAATAAAAAACTAAGTTTAAAAAAACTTATTAAAGAATAGAGCGTCACACAAACTATATAAAAGCTTCATATCTAATTTTGTAGGTAGCTAATTTTTTATAGCAAATGCTAAACTATTTAGTATTGAATAAAAAATAAAATAGTTTAAGATACAGATATAAATGCAAGAAAGTAGATTTAAAGTTCAATATTAAAATTACATAAATTATTTATGTTTGATAAAATCATTTTAAATAAAAATAAATTTTTGGGCTAATATATGCACAAATAGGGAGAAAAAATAAAAATAAGTAATGAAGTTATGTTGGAAACTGCCAAGCAAGATTTGTAACATTTAGAGGAGAAATTCATATTAAAAAATAAAAGATTTATATTTAACTATATAAAATAGTAAAAAAATTACAATATAAAAATATAGCATTATAATTACTGTTTAAACTTTCTTAATATTAATACAAAACTTATAAAAAATGGTTAGAAAATTGTATAAAAAAATATTTAATAAAATGAGTATTAAGTTATGACTTATTTACAAGTCAAGTTTTGATGATAAAGATCTGAATACAAAAAGCATTAAAAACAATGGTATAAAAAAATACTAAAATTTAGTTTAAGTCGAAAAATGTACTAAAGATATATGAAACCAAGAATTTTGCTTATGTCAATTGACAAAATTATAAAAAGTGAATATCTTATATTAAAAAAAACCTATAAATATAGATTCTAATGCATTAGAAAACCAAGAAACAAATAAAATGAGATTTAATGCATATAAAGCATTAAAAATTTTATTTAGCTATCTTATAGTTTAAAGTAAAAAACTAAAAAAATGATTCTTTTGCTTATATTGATATATCTAAGACTACCTTTAATAACATACTTTGTAAATAATTATAAAAACAAAGAACTTATTAATAGTGTGAGATTTTTAGTTAATAAATATGATGTAAAAAATAGTTTTATTTATAATGATAGAGGATAGTAATTTAGAAACTTGATCATAATAGCGTTTTGCATCAATTCAATATTAGGATGCGTAGATATTTTTCTTAAAAAACTTAATATTATAAACTTTTTTAAAAGCATTAAACAAAACTATTGTGTAGATAATAAATTTAAAGTCATTAAAAGTATATAAATTTAATTAAAGATTGTATATTAAATTATTCTAACAATAAAATAATAAAGACATTTAAAAACATTATCAAAGAAAATTCTGAGAGTATTTTTTAAAGATTGAGTAGTTGGGATGAAACAATTTTTTAAATAAAATTTTTGTAGTACAATTTATATATTTAAATTTTGTTAATTACATATAGGGAAAATATCATATGTTACTGACAAAAAGAATGACCATACCTAAGTATTACTATTTGATTTTTTTATTTATAAATATATAATATAAATATGGCTATCAGCCATGAAAGGGAATAAAAAAATGAAAAAATTATTAAGTTTATTAGGAGCAATGGGATTAGTTGCTACTTCAGGTAGTGTTGCAGTTGCATGTAACAAAGGTGATAAAAATACTACAACAAAAGATTTATCAACAATTAAAGGAGATGATTTAAAATTAACTCCAGAAACTAACACAAAAGAAGCAGCAGTTACAGCAGCTGTTGCTAAAATTAAAGCAAAATTAAGTGTTGATGTAGTATTAGATACTGACTTTACAGTAGGAGAAAAAGATTTTACTGAAGCTACTTCAAAAGCAGCTGGATCATTAAAAATTACTGCTAAATCAGGAAGTAAAGTTTTAACTGAAGGAAAAACAGTAACATTTAGTTTAGCATTTAAAGCTGAAGGAACAACAAAACCAGTAATGGCATTATCAGATAAAGATAGTAAAATTAAAAACAATGCTGTTGAAATTGCTATGCCACAATCAGGTAATGGAACTATTGAAGTTATCATCACAGTAACAAACCCAGTAGCTGAAAAAGTAGTAACTGTTAGTGTAGCAGAACAAAGTGAAGATAAATTATCAGCTGGAGAAGTTTCTGCTGTTCCTGATCAATCAGGACAATTTAAAGTTACTTTAACTTCAAAAGATAAAATCAGCGAAGCTGTAAATGTAACTTTTAACTATGAAGGTGCAGACGCAGTTGTTTTAGCAGTAACTGCTTCAGAAAGAGCAAGTCAATAATTTCATAAAATTAAAATTATCCTTTATAAGGATAATTTTTTTTATTTTGTTTAATTTATATTAATTTTAAATATTTATAAACTATAAAAAAGTGACTTCTATGATTTATTTTTGCTTAAAAATTGTACTATATTATCAAAAATATAAAATAAATTGTTATAGGTTAGATATAAAAAGTCTTTATCAATATTTAGTTAATTAGGACCATTATTAACTGCTTTTAGTTCCGTAATTGTATGTTAGCCAGTTAGGACAAAATAAATTTAAATAATTTACCAAAAAATGATATTTAAAATTTAAAAGTTTGTAATGACATTTTTACAAATGAAATTATAATTTACTAAGTTGTTTAAAAATTTATTTTTTGTTTTGTGTAATAATGATACCGAAGTAAATAGAATCACTCAAAAAATTAGTAGTTTAATATTTTAGAAAAAAATTAATGTTAGTTTAACTTACTTAAACAAAAGTAAAAGCTGAATTAAAAATTAATCTAAATAAAAAATTAAATAAAGGTTTATAAGCGTTTAAATGATTGGCTAATTTATGTAAAATCAACTCTAAGTCAATTGTTCTATGCAATTAATAAAAAAAATCTGTTTATTGTATATCAATCTACAGTATTATTATTTCTTTAAACTAGGACAAACAATTACAAAGTTAAATTAATTAAGAACAAAGACCAGCTCAACATAGTTTAGTAAAAAGTATGTTTAAGTTTTAATTACATAAAAAGAGAATTACCAAAATAAAAATAAATATAAAAGATAGATTTATAAGTTATCTTTTATATTTGTACGAACTAAAATTTGTTTTTTAAAATTCATTCATTTATAATATATATATGGCTATCAGCCATGAAAGGGAATAAAAATATGAAAAAATTATTAAGTTTATTAGGAGCAATCGGAATGGTTGCTACTTCAAGTAGTGTTGCAGTTGCATGTAACAACGGCGTTAATGGAACTAAACAATTTGGTGAACAATTTAAAGATACAGAAGTTACTGTTGGAACACCAGTTGTTTTAAATTTAGTAGCTGCAAATAAAGCAAAAGATGCAAAAATCTCAGCAAAATCAGCTGATGAAAAAATTGCAAAAGTTAGTGTAAGTGCCGAAACTGATGCAAACGGAGAAGGTAAATTTGATTTAACAATTACTGGTGTCGCAAAAGGACAAGTGGTAATCACTGTTAGTTATGGAGACAAATCCGCTTCTTTAAAAGCTACTGTAAAAGAAGCAACTAAACCTGCTTTTGCAGATACTTTAAAAGCAGAAGATGCAATGGTTGGAGTACAAACTAGTATTGAAGTTTCAATTTTAAATGGAGATTCAAAAACTGTTTTAAAAGCAGAAGGTGATGATTCTAAATTGAACAAAGAAGTTACAGTAGTTGTTGACAATACAGATAAAAACAAATTTACAGTAACTTATACTGGTAAAGCAGAAGGCGAAGATGGAAAATTATCATTAACTTATGGAGAGTTAAAAAAAGATTTAACAGTTAAAGTTGTTAGTGATGCAAGAAAAGCTTTAGATACTTTATTATCAGGGGGGGCTTTAGACTTAAAAAGCGAAGCTGGAGCATATAGTGAAGCTCAAGCTAAAGAAGCTGCGTTAAAAATAATTAAAACAAAATTAGGTGATTCAGCAGATCCAAAAGAAACAATTGATGTTGTATTCTCAGGATTTGAAGCATCTAAAAGTACTAGCGAAGATGGTAAATTAGTTGCTACTGCATCATTATCAAGTAAATTAATAAAAGGTACAGTAAATTTTGTTTTAAAACAAACTAGCTAATAAATCTTTTAAAAATCTATACAGTAATGTATAGATTTTTTTTATAATCATTTCAATATTTATAAATAACTAGAATAATAAAAATATGTCAATAACTAATCAATTTTTCCCAAAACTTTATTTTTAGAGTTTTTGTAAAATATTCAATTAGTATATTTTCATGGACTATTTGTTTTAATTTGCTTATGTGTTTTTTGTATATCATAAACACTTTTATCTTCATAAGCTTCTTTATAAGTGGAGTTTTGTTGAACTTCAATTAAAGGCATTCATTCACTAAAAGAGTTTGAATATAATTGCCCATCAAAAGTTTCTACTACAAAAATTTTTGTTTTATTTTTATAAAAGACTGGCTCGCCATTCGAATGTGGTAAATAAAATTTATTTTGGTATTTTATTGTAGAACCTTTATTAATAGTTCTTTCAAATCTTCTTGATAAATAAAAGTCAATGTTTTTATGTTCTTTAAAAATAGCAAAAGAGTTAATGATATTATTTAATTGAAGGGAAAACTGTGAATTATATTTTTTAATATATTCATTTAAAAATGAATTTGCTTCATTTATATTTGATATATTATTTTCTTTGAGTTCCTTTGGTAGGCGATCTTGAAGTGTATTTCACAACCTTTCAATACGGCCTTTTGTTTGAGGAACACTTGAAGTTGTTAGCTTTATTCCTAAGTTATGACATAAGAATCCGTATTGCGTTAAAGAGTCAGAGTGAAGATCTGACTCTTTTTCTTTTTGACTTCAAAATACAGTCCTTTTGTCAGTAAGTATCTCCTTTGGAACCCCATACTCCAATAAAACTTTTTTTGTTATATTGTAGTATCCCATAAGAGTTTCTTCTTTATCAAAATATAAAGCTAAAACTTTACCTGTTGCATCATCTATAAAACCATGTAAATACCATTTCTCATTATCAACTCAGTAGTGGACTGAAGCATCAGTTTGCAAGCGCTCACCAAACTCTGTTTTTCGATTTTGCATAGGATGAATATTTTCTATTGAAAGCAAAGTATTTAAATACTCTCGTTTCTCAAGTTTTTTAATATTTTCATTTTTTAATAAGTTAGTAATTTTTTGTTTAATCATTTTTTTATTTACTTTATGAATTCTTGGTGAATATAAATTATTCTTTTTTAATAAATTGATTAAGTAAGTATATGAAACACTTATTTGATGGTTTGATCAAAGCTTTTCTAAAAAGTGTTTATAATTATATTCTTCATATTTATTAATGTACAAGTCAATAATTTGATCACTTATTTGATGTTTTATTTTTTTATTTGATATTCTTCCAGTATTTTTGTGGATAAATGCTGTGTAACCATACTTTTTATATTTGTTAATTAATAAGTTAACATTTCTTATTGTTTGACAGATTTTTATTGCTGCAGCTTTTTTAGATAGTTTTTCATCAATTACAGCTTTAATTATTTCCATTTTATTTTTTTCATTCATTTTTAAATATCTCCTCATATTTAAATCCCCCATTATAAATTATATATTTGGGAAATTTTTATTTGTTATATATAGGGAAAATATCATATGTTATTGACAATTTATAAATAACTAGAATAATAAAAATATTGCTTTTTTCCAATATTTAAAATAAAATAAAAATATGGCTATCAGCCATGAAAGGGAATAAAAAATATGAAAAAATTATTAAGTATTTTAGGAGCAATGGGAATGGTTGCTACTTCAGGTAGTGTTGCTGTTGCATGTAACAAAACAAAAGCTAGTCAATTTGGAGACAAATTTGTAAATTCAACAGTTGAAGCAGGAAGTGATTTAACTTTAGCATTAAAAGTTGCAACTCCTGTAAAAGATGCAGATGTTAAAGCAGAATCTGATAAAGTTGCTACTGCTACTGTAAAAACAAGTATTGCAAAAGATAGCGATTCTAAAGGAGAATTTAACTTAGTTATCTCTGGAGTTGCAGAAGGTACTGCAACTATTAAAGTAACTTATGGAACAATTACAGAAAGCATTAAAGTAACAGTTTCAAAAGCAACAATTAAAGATTTAAAAGATGTTGTTAAAGTTGTTGCTTTAGGAGATTTATCAGGAGCTGGAGAAAACCCAACTGTTGATGAAGTTGTAGCACAAGTTAATGCTAAAAACGAAGGTTTAAACTTAACAAAAGAAGATGTTACAATGTCAGGAGATAAATTAACTGAAAAAGCTACTTTAAAAGCAGTTGAAAAATCAACTAAATTTAAAGGTAGTGTTGAAGTATCATACACTTATAAAAAAGAAACAAGAAAAGATTTATCAGGATTAAGTGAGAGTGATTTAACTGTAGCCCCAGCTAAAAATGATGAAGTAGAAGCAAAAAAAGTTGTATTAGCAAAAATAAATGAAAAATTATCAATAGAAGCAGCTGAATCTACTGATATTACATTTAGTGAATTTAAAGCTGCAACAGAATCTTCAAAACCAGGAAGCATTATTGCAACAGCTGTTAAATCAAGCGCTTTAGTTAAAGGTAGTCCATTAAAATTTACATTAACATTTAAAGCATCAGACTTACTTTAATATAAACTAAAACTCTTTATTATTTAAAGAGTTTTTTTATCCTTAAATTGGAAAAACTTTTATATATAGTAGAAAATAATTTTTCTTACAAAATTATAAAATTTGATATTATATTATTGTCATTTAGTATGATTAAATAGTTTTAAACTATTAAGATATTCTAAATGAAAAATTTTTATAGTAGAAAATAATTAAATTTTAGAAAATGATACAGGAAGGAATAAAACAAATGAAAAAATTATTAAGTTTATTAGGAGCAATGGGAATGGTTGCTACCTCAAGTAGTGTTACTGTAGCATGTAATAAAGATTCAAAAACAGATTTAAGTGCATTATCTACTAAAGCATTAGGAGATATTTCAGGATCAGGAGATTTACCAGTTGCTGCAGATTTAGTAAAAGCAATCAACAAAGTAAATAGTAACTATGGATTATCAAATAGTGATGTTGAATTAGACGGAGCAGCTACTACTGAAAAAGCAACTTTAAAGGCTAAATCAACTTCAACTAAATTTACAGGAAAAGTAGTAGTCACTTATAAATATACAAAAGCAACTACAGATACTAAAAAGGATTTAAGTGAAGCTGTTAAAACTAAGGAATTAGGAGAATGAGAAGGAGTTGGTTCATTACCAACTATAGATGAAGTTGTAGAACAAGTAAATTTAAAAAATGAAGGTTTAAATTTAAGTAAAGCAGATGTTCAAATGGCAAAAATTTCAGATGATAAAGATTTAACAAAAGGAGCAAAATTAACAGCATTATCTGACTCAGCTGGTTTTTCAGGTAGTGTGGAAGTTACATACACATATACACAAACTAAAAAAACAAGCATTGGAACAGTTGCGGATCAAAATGTTAAAGTTTTTGATAAAGCTGCAAGTTTTGACGTTACAATTTCTAATCCAACTAGTGATGGTGCATTAACAGCTCAGGAAGCATCTTCATCTGGAATGCTAAGTGAAATTAAAGTTGAAAAAAAAGAAGCTGGAAAATGAACTGTTAAATATGATGTAATAGCTGGAAAAGCTAATGAAAAAGATAATGGTGAAGCAAAAGAGAGTTTTCCTACAGTAATAAATCTTGCATATGGAAATTTAACTAAAAAAGTAAATGTTATAGTAGTTAAAAATGATTTAAATTTATTAATACCATTCGGTACATATACATTTTCATGAGTTGATGACAAACCTACAGCAACTGAATTAGCAAATTATTGAAATAGTCAACATCAAGACCAAAAAATATCTGAAAGTGATTTTGATTTGACAAATAATTCAGGAGATAAAGAAAACGGTGTAGGAGCAACAGTAAAAGCTAAAAAAGAGTCTAAATTATTATATGGTACAACAACTATTCAAATAAAAAACTCATAATTTAATTATAAATTTGCGTATTGAAGCGCAAATTTTTATTTTAATTAAAAAAGTACATAATAAATTAATTATAAAGTATTTTAGTTTAAATAATAAAGACTTGAATGACATAACATAAATAGACCATTTAATATAAAATAAATGGTCTATTTATGTTTCCTTTTTATACTTGTAATTATTAATAAGTTTTCAAATAATTATAATAAATTATAAAACCTAAAATCTTTTATAAGTAAAAATGTATATTTAAAAATATGAAAAAAATTTTATTCATTTAAGTGATTGAATATTAATAGTGAGAAATAATATTTTTTTTACCAATTTAGTTGCGATAAGTTCTTAAAAAAGGAGTGAGAATGAGTATGAAAAAAATTATAGCTTTTGTAAGCATTATATTTTTGCCTATGCCTTTATTAAGTTTTACAAGCGCATGTGTAAAGATACCTCCAAAATTTGATTTAGCAGCAATTGATGAAAAAGATTTAGGTGTTGTTTATGGATCAAATGAAGTACCAACTTTAACTGAAATTGTAAATGATGTTAATTTTACAAACTTAAATTATGATTTAAAAGAAAGTAGTGTTTAATTTGAAGCTGAACTAACTATTAAAAACGCAAAACTATTAGCCTTGAAAAGTTCAAAAATATTTACAAGTCAAGTTGATTTATCTTATCAATATACTTTAGTTAATAGAAAATATCTAACAACACTTAGTTCAAAGATTTACAAATTGATACTCAACAAACTATAAAAGAATATGTAATAAATATTGCAACAAGAAGAATAATAAAAGCTTTAAATGTTAATGTGCAAGTAGATCATGATTTTATAGTTGGAGATAAAGATTTTTTACCTTCTACTTATAGTGATGATGGTTTTTTAAAAGTAACTTCTACAAAAAATAGTGCATATTTATTACCAAATAAGTCTGTTGTATTTATTTTAAAACTTAAAAAAGGAGATTTATCAACTCTTAAAGATGAAGATTTAATTATTAATCCAAATGGAAATGATGAACAATCTGTAAAAACAGCAATAACAAAAAAATTAAAAGAAGATTTTAATAATAACATAAGTGAAGATGATTTAGATTTTAGTAATTTTAATCAAGCAACAATATTTAATAAAAAGGTTCAATGACAGCAAAAGTTAAAGAAACAAGTCAATACTTAATTGCTAATTCAAGTGCAAAATTTAGCATAAATTATTTTGATGATAGAATTGATTTAGATAATTTATCAGTTGATGATAAAAAAGTTTATTTTTCTACTTATAGTGAAAGTGATGCAAAACAAAGTGTGATAGATAAATTCAAAGAAACTTTTAATAAAACTCTTGTAGAAGAAAAAGATGTAAGTTTTAGTAATTACAACGCACAGA from Spiroplasma tabanidicola includes the following:
- a CDS encoding lipoprotein, producing MKKLLSLLGAIGMVATSSSVAVACNNGVNGTKQFGEQFKDTEVTVGTPVVLNLVAANKAKDAKISAKSADEKIAKVSVSAETDANGEGKFDLTITGVAKGQVVITVSYGDKSASLKATVKEATKPAFADTLKAEDAMVGVQTSIEVSILNGDSKTVLKAEGDDSKLNKEVTVVVDNTDKNKFTVTYTGKAEGEDGKLSLTYGELKKDLTVKVVSDARKALDTLLSGGALDLKSEAGAYSEAQAKEAALKIIKTKLGDSADPKETIDVVFSGFEASKSTSEDGKLVATASLSSKLIKGTVNFVLKQTS
- a CDS encoding lipoprotein; amino-acid sequence: MKKLLSLLGAMGMVATSSSVAVACNNGTSVKDLSTIKTADLTVAPTANDEAAAKKAVLAQINAKLSVKAVETTDVVFSKFSQATSAEKAGSIVATAAEKSTLVKGTTTFVLTFKSAEASSKTELLAQIKVKNSDASALTEDDFDIASEPAISATAAKITAKGDKYQGSVSLTYSKGEASSKAELSSVIKTLDLGAFSFSESTPSKTELLAQIKVKNSDASALTEDDFDIASEPAISATAAKITAKGDKYQGSVSLTYSKG
- a CDS encoding lipoprotein, which produces MKKLLSLLGAMGMVATSSSVTVACNKDSKTDLSALSTKALGDISGSGDLPVAADLVKAINKVNSNYGLSNSDVELDGAATTEKATLKAKSTSTKFTGKVVVTYKYTKATTDTKKDLSEAVKTKELGEWEGVGSLPTIDEVVEQVNLKNEGLNLSKADVQMAKISDDKDLTKGAKLTALSDSAGFSGSVEVTYTYTQTKKTSIGTVADQNVKVFDKAASFDVTISNPTSDGALTAQEASSSGMLSEIKVEKKEAGKWTVKYDVIAGKANEKDNGEAKESFPTVINLAYGNLTKKVNVIVVKNDLNLLIPFGTYTFSWVDDKPTATELANYWNSQHQDQKISESDFDLTNNSGDKENGVGATVKAKKESKLLYGTTTIQIKNS
- a CDS encoding lipoprotein, producing the protein MKKLLSILGAMGMVATSGSVAVACNKTKASQFGDKFVNSTVEAGSDLTLALKVATPVKDADVKAESDKVATATVKTSIAKDSDSKGEFNLVISGVAEGTATIKVTYGTITESIKVTVSKATIKDLKDVVKVVALGDLSGAGENPTVDEVVAQVNAKNEGLNLTKEDVTMSGDKLTEKATLKAVEKSTKFKGSVEVSYTYKKETRKDLSGLSESDLTVAPAKNDEVEAKKVVLAKINEKLSIEAAESTDITFSEFKAATESSKPGSIIATAVKSSALVKGSPLKFTLTFKASDLL
- a CDS encoding lipoprotein, encoding MKKLLSLLGAMGLVATSGSVAVACNKGDKNTTTKDLSTIKGDDLKLTPETNTKEAAVTAAVAKIKAKLSVDVVLDTDFTVGEKDFTEATSKAAGSLKITAKSGSKVLTEGKTVTFSLAFKAEGTTKPVMALSDKDSKIKNNAVEIAMPQSGNGTIEVIITVTNPVAEKVVTVSVAEQSEDKLSAGEVSAVPDQSGQFKVTLTSKDKISEAVNVTFNYEGADAVVLAVTASERASQ
- a CDS encoding ISNCY family transposase, whose translation is MNEKNKMEIIKAVIDEKLSKKAAAIKICQTIRNVNLLINKYKKYGYTAFIHKNTGRISNKKIKHQISDQIIDLYINKYEEYNYKHFLEKLWSNHQISVSYTYLINLLKKNNLYSPRIHKVNKKMIKQKITNLLKNENIKKLEKREYLNTLLSIENIHPMQNRKTEFGERLQTDASVHYWVDNEKWYLHGFIDDATGKVLALYFDKEETLMGYYNITKKVLLEYGVPKEILTDKRTVFWSQKEKESDLHSDSLTQYGFLCHNLGIKLTTSSVPQTKGRIERLWNTLQDRLPKELKENNISNINEANSFLNEYIKKYNSQFSLQLNNIINSFAIFKEHKNIDFYLSRRFERTINKGSTIKYQNKFYLPHSNGEPVFYKNKTKIFVVETFDGQLYSNSFSEWMPLIEVQQNSTYKEAYEDKSVYDIQKTHKQIKTNSPWKYTNWIFYKNSKNKVLGKID